In Nocardioides daphniae, the DNA window CGCCGTAGAGGCGGTCGCCCGCGTCACCGAGGCCGGGCACGATGTAGCCCCTCTCGTTGAGGCGCTCGTCCATCGCGGCGGTCACGATCGAGACCGGCACGGTGAGGTCGGCGATCCCGGCCTCGAGGCGCTCGCAGCCCTCCGGGGCGGCGAGCAGGCAGATCGCGGTGATGTCGTCGGCACCGCGGTCGGTGAGGAAGCGGATCGCCGCGGCGAGCGTGCCGCCGGTCGCCAGCATCGGGTCGAGGACGTACACCTGACGACCGGAGAGGTCGTCGGGGAGGCGCTCGGCATAGGTGTGCACCTCGAGGGTGTCCTCGTTGCGGACCATGCCGAGGAAGCCGACCTCGGCGGTCGGGAGGAGGCGCATCATCCCGTCGAGCATGCCCAGTCCGGCGCGCAGGATCGGCACCACGAGCGGGGTCGGGGTCGACAGCTTCACGCCGGTGGTGGGGGCGACCGGGGTGGTGATGTCGACGCTCTCGACGCGGATCCCGCGGGTGGCCTCGTAGGCGAGCAGGGTGACGAGCTCGTCGGTGAGGCGACGGAAGGTCGGTGAGTCCGTGCGTACGTCCCGCAGGGTCGTGAGCTTGTGGGAGACGAGCGGGTGGTCCACGACCTGGGTGCGCATGGGGCAACCCTAGACGAAATGGGCGTGAACTCCCCGGTCGAGCAGCCCGCTCCGGGGTTGGCCCCGCCGCCGATCTCTGTCAGTGTGGACGAGGTCCGGAGGGTCCACGAACGAGGGCGAGCGATGTCGGAGTCTGGGTCGGTCACGCGGGTGGTGCACGACGACACCATCGACTTCGCGCTGGCCGCCTACCGCACCGACGGCGAGTGGCAGCTCGGCGAGCTCGCCGACACCGCGCTGGAGTCGGTGGAGACGCTGGCCGCCGGGCTGCGTCGCTTCGACACCGGCGAGGGCGCCCTCGGCATGGTCGGGGTCGACGAGGACTTCTTCGTGCTCGTGCGGGTCGACGGACACGCCACCCGCGTCCTGCTCTCCGACGTCACCGCCGCGCAGGAGTGGGAGATCGCCGAGTCGGTGGTCGACTTCCTGGGGCTGCCCGACCCGGAGGACGACGACTACGGGCCCGCCGGCGACCTGGGGATCGTGGCCGACCTCGGGATGCACGCCGACGACATGGGTGCGCTGGTCGACGACGTCGAGCTCTACCCTGACGAGATGCTCTCTGACATCGCCACCCGTCTCGGGTTCGGTCCTGCCTTCGACGACGCCGTCGGCCTCGAGGGTCTCTGAGCGTGACGGGCCACCACTGGGACGAGGCGATGCGCCTCGCCCTCGCCGAGGCTGACGCCGCGCTGGCGACCGAGGACGTGCCGATCGGCGCCGTCGTGCTCTCGCCGACCGGACAGGTGATCGGCACCGGACGCAACGTGCGCGAGGCCGACCACGACCCCACCGGCCACGCCGAGGTGGTGGCGATCCGCCGGGCCGCGCAGGCGGTCGGCGAGTGGCGACTGGAGGGGTGCACGTTGGTCGTGACGCTGGAGCCCTGCACGATGTGCGCCGGCGCGATCGTGCTGTCGCGCCTGGAGCGGCTCGTCTTCGGGGCGTACGACGTCAAGGCCGGCGCCGTGGGCTCGCTGTGGGACGTGGTGCGCGACCGTCGGCTCAACCACCGTCCCGAGGTGATCGCCGGGGTGCTGGCCGAGGAGTCGACGCAGCGGTTGGACGCCTTCTTCGCGTGTCAGCGCGGCTGAGGTCGCCCACTCCTCCGCAACTGTGGAGCTGATGGGCCACACGCCGGCGGCAGACGCATCAACTCGACAGTTGCGCTCGTACGACGTCAGCCCAGCTGCGGGTCGTCGCGGCGCAGCGTGTCGATCACGATGACCGCCAGGTCGGGCTCCTCGCCACGGTGCTCCCGGGCCAGGGCCAGGACGTCCTCGACGGCCTCCTCCAACGTCCGGACCGGGTCGTCCTCGTGGAGGCCCCGGGTGCGGGCGATGATCGCGCCGGCGAGGTGCGGGGAGATCTCGTCGTGGGCGTACGCCAGGTCCTTCGCCGCCTTGACCTGGCGCCTGACCCGCTCGAGCCGCACCGGCGAGACCGCCGGGCGGCTGGCGTAGAAGTAGACGACCGCGACGACGGCCGCGATCACCAGCACCATCAGCAGGAGCCTGATCATGGCCCGAGTCTAGGAGCCGGAGACGCCTCCGGAGGGGCAGGTGGGATCCGATTTAGTGCCCGGGTGAGGGGTCCGGTAACGTTCGTCGCGGTGACGTGTCCGAGCGGCCTAAGGAGAACGCCTCGAAAGCGTTTGTGGGCGCAAGTCCACCGAGGGTTCAAATCCCTCCGTCACCGCCAGCAGTGAAGCCCCGTCCTCGGACGGGGCTTCACTCGTTCCTGGACCCCTCCTCGTCAGGGGATCCAGACCGATGCCGTGCTGGACCAGGTGCCCTTGCCGTACTGCGTGTAGCCGCGCACCTGGTAGTCGTAGCGACGGCCGCCCGGCAGCATGAAGTCGTGGAACGAGGTCGACGTGGTCGGCCACAGGAGCTCCCACTCGCCCTGGCCGACCCGCTTGCGGATCTCGTAGCCCTGCACGTGGTTGATGCTGCTCCACGAGAGCCAGAGCTGGTTCGCACCGCCGGTGGCCGACACGGTCGGCGCCGGGGTGGTGTGCAGGCGCGTGTTGGACCACGCCCCCGGGTCGCGGCCGAAGAACGACTTCACCGGCCGCACCGCGTACTCCGACCGCTCGCCCGGGTGCAGCGGGAGCGACACCGAGCGCTCGTTCCAGTGCCGCAGGGCCGTCACCGGGAACCACGGCGCGTCCGGATCGGTGGTGACCAGGCGGCGGTAGACCTGGTACTGCATGGCGCCCGGCACCTTGCTCCACGACAGGTCCACGTTGAACCCGTCGGGAATGCTGGTGAGCGTGGGCGGCGTACGCGGCCCCAGCGGCGGGTTGGCGAGCGGGCGCGGATAGCTGGTGCCGACCCCGAAGCCGGCCAGGGCGTCGGCGAAGGCGGCCGCGATCCTGACCTCGCCGCGCGAGTTGGGGTGGACCCCGTCGTAGGTGTGCAGCGCCGGGTCGAAGTCGGTCCGGGTGAAGGCCAGCCGGATGGGTGACCGGGTGGTGCTCATCGTGTCCCGGATGTCGACGATGCCGAAGTTGGCCGCGCGCGCCAGGTCACGGAAGTCGGTGCGGTCGGCCTGCAGCTCGATCTCGGTCGGCACCAGGGTGCCGAGGACGATCCTGACGTCGGGCTTCGCCGCCCGCGCGTTGCGGATGACCTGCTTCAGCGCGGCCGTCGGGTCCTGGTCGGCGGCGACGTCGTTGATGCCCATCAGCAGCAGGAGGTAGTGCGGCTGCGTCGCCTGCACCTCAGCCTGGATCTGGCTGACCTTGTCGGCAGCCCTCTGGCCCCACCAGGCGGCGTGGTCCTGGTCGAACGGGTGCACGTAGGCCATCCGGTCGGGGCCGGTCTGCGAGTCGGCGACGTTGTCGAAGAGGTGGCGCCGCACCCCGACCATGTCGGGCGTCACGTCCGAGGCCTTCAGGTGGGTGTAGAGCCGGTAGCGCCAGGTGAAGTCACCGGCGCTCCCCTGGGAGATCGAGTCCCCACCACCATGATCCGTGGCGTCCCGCCGTCGGCGGCCACGGCGGACGAGGTCGGAAAGGCCAACCCCACCACCACCATCGACACGGCCGCGATCCACGCGCGTCCCCTCATCTGTCCTCCCGAGATCCTGACCGCTCCCTGCGGCCCTCAGCAACCTAGGGGTCACCGGCGACACCTTCGGGTGTGGTCACCGCTCGGACGTACGAGGTCCCGGCCGGAGCGCTCCGGTCGGGACCTCGTCAGTGGTGTGCGAAGGACTCGGTGCGTCCCCCTCAGTACGGCCAGTCGTCCGGCGTCGAGGTCCGGTAGACCACCGACTCGCAGTCCCAGTTGAAGTAGTCACCGGTGGGCGTGCCGTTCGGCGCCACGATGTAGACGATGTCGTCGCCGTCGCCGCAGTAGACCGCGTCGTAGTTGCCGTCGAAGTACAGCCAGACCGTGTCGGCACCGTCGCCGGCGTCGACGTAGTCACCGCCCGCACCGACGTAGAACAGGTCCTTGCCGCTGCCGCCGTAGACCGCGTCGTAGCCGTCGCCGTCGATCAGGAAGTCGGCACCGTTCTGACCCTCGATCGAGTCGGCACCGTCGCCGCCGTCCATGTAGTCGTTGCCGGAGCCGCCGGTCATGTAGTCGCCGTCGTCCTCGCCACCCATGAAGTCGTAGCCGTCGCCGCCGTGCATGGTGTCGTAGCCGTCGCCACCCCACATGGAGTCGTCGTCGTTGTCACCCGACAGGTAGTCGTCGTCGCCGCGCCCCTCCAGGGTGTCGTAGCCGTTGCCGCCGTAGAGCTGGTCGTGGCCGGCCGCCCCGATCAGCGAGTCGCTGCCGTTCTGGCCGTACAGCTGGTCGCTGCCCAGGCCGCCGCGCACGATGTCGTGGCCGTTGTTGCCGTAGCCCTTGTCGTCGCCCGCGTCGAGCAGCAGCTCGTCGTTGCCGTTGCCACCCCAGGCGCGGTCGTTGCCGTTGCCGCCGACGACCCGGTCTCGCCCGGCGTCGCCGTAGAGGCGGTCGTTGCCGCCGAAGCCGCGGACGCGGTCGTTGCCGGCCCGGGCCGAGATCGTGTCGGCACCCGCCGTGCCGCGCAGGTTGTCAGCGTTCTTGGTCCCCACGATCACCGCTGCGTACGCCGACGGCGCCATGATGCAGACGGCGACGGCACCGATGAGTGCCACCCGCAGTGGACGCTTCCCCCGAATGTCCATGATTGTTCCGTTCTGTGTGTGCTCGCCCGTGAAGGGTCGTTCTCCTGGACCACGCGGGACTGGACGTGCCCGGTGGACGTGGTGGTGCGCAGCACGGGACACGGCGCCCACGCACGGTGGCGCCGACCACGTCGTACGTGGCTGACGGCCGGCGGTGTCACCCAGATGTCGGGCCGCGAAGTGGCACCGTCGACGGAGTCGTCGCCGGTGGTCGAGGCCGGAGACCGCAAGTGGACCTTCCCCCGAGATGTCCACGTCCTGTCTAACCCCCTCGACCGGCGTTGACCACCTCCCGATTTGGGGATTGGTCTAGACCAGCGAAGCGTCGGCGCGCTCCACCGGGGTGGACATCACGCAAACCGTCGCCTCGGGCCGCTAGCCTGCGACGCCGTAGTCCACCAGCACCGAAGACCGAAAGCCCGAGGTACACATGTCCACCGAAGCCACCCCCGGATCCGCGCCCTACGCCCCGCCCGCGGGCGACCAGTACGCCGGCTCCGGCACCGGCCCCGTCGGCAAGGTGCGCGGCACCGGCCTCGTGATCGTGCTGACGATCGTGACGTTCGGCATCTACTCGCTCTACTGGTACTACAAGATCCACCAGGAGATGAAGGCCCACTCGGGTGCCGGCATCGGCGGCCCGATCGCCCTCCTCCTCGCCTTCTTCGTCGGCTTCGTGATGCCCTTCATCTCGTCGCACGAGATCGGCAGCCTGCGCGAGCGCGCGGGCCAGGAGCCCAAGGTCTCCGCCGTCACCGGCCTCTGGGTGATCCCCGGCTGCCTCCTGCTGGTCCTGCCGCTGGTGTGGCTCGTCAAGACCAACGGCGCCATCAACGACTACTGGCGCTCGCTCGGCGCCGCCTGACCGTACGCCGTTGACGCGCCGACAGCGCCCCGTGCCACGATGCACGGGGCGCTGTTGCATCCCGCCCGCGACGACGGACCGGCACCCACCGGCACCCACCGCGACTGACCCAGGAGACACCGATGGCGAGCGACTGCTGCGGCCCCGCCGCCGGCGGCGCGCCCGCCGCCCCGGGTGACGGCTGGGTCGACGCCCCGCGCCCGCCCTCCCCCGCGACCCCGAGCCGCAAGGGCCAGGTCCTGGTGCCCGGCGGCGACTTCTGGATGGGCGACTCGTTCGGCGAGGGCTACCCCGCCGACGGCGAGGGCCCTGCCCGCGTGGTCACCGTCCCCTCCTTCTGGATCGACGAGACGGCCGTGACCAACGACCGGTTCGCCGCCTTCGTCAAGGCCACCGGGCACGTCACCACCGCCGAGGCCGAGGGGTTCTCGGCGGTCTTCCACCTGGCGTACGACGGCGAGGCCCGCCACGTGCGCGGCCGCCCCGCCCAGGCCCCGTGGTGGCTGATGGTCGACGGTGCCGACTGGCGCCACCCCGAGGGGCCGGGCAGCGACGTCGCCCAGCGCGGCAACCACCCGGTCGTGCACGTCACCCACGCCGACGCCACCGCGTACGCAGCGTGGGCCGGCAAGCGGCTCCCGACCGAGGCCGAGTGGGAGAAGGCGGCCCGGGGCGGTCTCGACCGGGCCCGCTTCGTGTGGGGCGACGAGCTGCTGCCGCGCGGGCGCTGGATGGCCAACCTCTTCCAAGGTGACTTCCCGACCCGCAACACCCTCGACGACGGCTGGCTGACCACCGCGCCGGTGAAGTCCTACACCCGCAACGGCCACGGCCTGTGGCAGATGGCCGGCAACGTCTGGGAGTGGTGCGCCGACTGGTTCTCCCCCGAGACGCCGCTGCACCGCACCGACGACCCGACCGGTCCCGCGCAGGGCGAGAGCCGGGTGATGCGGGGCGGCTCCTACCTGTGCCACGACTCCTACTGCCACCGCTACCGGGTCGCGGCGCGCACCTCGTCGCCACCCGACTCGAGTGCTGCAAATCTCGGCTTCCGCTGCGCGAACGACGCCTGAGTCCGACGCCCCAGCCGATAGTCTCGTCGGGGCGTCCACACCAGAAGTCGGGAGAAGCCTGGATGAAGAAGCGGCCATGGCTGGTCGGCCTCGCGGCGGCAGCGACGGTGGCGACGCTGACCTCGGGGTGCACCCTGGGTGACGAGCCCGAGGCGAAGCCCGGACCGGGCACCGCCTCCAAGGTGCCGAGCGCCCCCGAGGAGGAGCGCGTCGGCAAGCCCAACATCCTGCTCATCACCGTCGACGACGCCTCCGCGACCGACGTGCTCGACATGCCGCACGTGCAGCGGCTCATCGCCGACGAGGGCGCCACGGTCGACACCGCGCTGGCGCCGACCCCGATCTGCGTCCCGGCCCGCGCCTCCCTGCTCACCGGGCAGTACACCCACAACCACGGCGCCCTGGGCATCTCCGGGCCCTACGGCAGCGTCACCTCCTTCATGGGCGACGGCAAGGACGACGACACCCTCCCGGTCTGGCTCAACGCGGCCGGCTACGAGACCTTCTTCGTCGGCAAGTACCTCAACGGCTACGGCAAGAACAACGGCACCGAGACCTACGTGCCGCCGGGCTGGACGCGCTGGCTGGCCAGCGTCGACACGACGACGTACGACTACGACAAGACGCAGCTCTCCAACAACGGCGCGGTCGAGGAGGTCTCCTCGACCTACAACGCCGACGGCTTCGCGGAGCGGGTCGACGACCTGCTCGGCCAGCCGCGGCGCACGACGCGCCCCTGGTTCCTGAACGTCAACTACGTGGCGCCGCACTTCGGCGGCCCGTGGGAGGACGACGACCCGAAGTACGTCGAGCAGGAGGTGCGCGGCAACGACTCCGCGCGCACCAACCCGCGCTTCCCCCCGACGCCGTACGTCCACCCCGACGACCGCGACAGCTTCGCGACACGCGAGCTGCCCGACGACCCGAGCATGTTCTACGACGTGCCCGACCAGCAGGCGGGCCGGGAGCGGAAGTTCCTGGCGAAGCCGAAGCGCAAGCGCTACCTGCGTGAGCTGCACCAGCAGCGGCTCGAGTCGCTGCAGGCGGTCGACCGGGCCGTGGGCCGGCACGTCGAGACCCTCGAGGAGTCGGGCCAGCTCGACGACACGGTCATCGTCTTCACCTCCGACAACGGCTACAGCGTCGGCCAGCACAACCTCGACGGCAAGCTCTTCTTCTACGAGCCCCAGCTCACCGTGCCGCTGGTGATCCGCGGGCCGGGCGTGCGGCCCGACTCCACCGTGGAGTCGGTCGTCACCCATGCCGACCTGCCGGTGACGCTGGCGGCGATGGCGGGCGCGACCCCGAGCCGCCCGGTCGACGGGCTCGACGTCTCACGACTGCTGGAGCAGCCGGAGAAGTACGTGGACCGCGTCGTCCCGCTCGAGGCGTACGCGGTCGATGCCCAGGACGACCAGCGGCTCTACTCGGGCATCCGGGTCGGCAACCGGTGGAAGTACGCCCGCATGAAGAGTGGCTTCGAGGAGGTCTACGACCTGGTCGAGGACCCCTACGAGCTGACCAACCTGGCCGAGCGCCGCCCGGCGCTCACCGCCCAGCTCCGCAGGCTCGACGAGCGCTACCGCGACTGCGCGGCCCGGACCTGCCCGCAGCTGGGCGAGGTGCCCGCCGTCAGGTGACGGGCACCCTCCCTGCTGGGCGGGCCTACTGCATCGCCGCCAGCAGGGCGTAGGTCCGGCGACCCAGCGCGATCGAGCGCTCCCACATCACGCCGACGACGAGCAGCACCGCGCCCGAGCCGACCAGCAGGACGAAGTTGGGGACGTACGCGAGCAGCGGACCGCCCTGGGTGAAGGCCACGATCCCGAGCGCCAGCGCGCCCAGCACCAGCGGCGCCCGCCAGCGCCGGGCGATGCCGACGACGAGCAGCAGGGCCGCCACCAGGGTGACCACGGTCAGGCGCCACGGCGAGTCGTCGGCGATCCCGGCCATCAGGCTCGGCAGGAGGCCGATGACGATCGCGGGACCCATGGTGAGGAAGGTCGGCGCCTGCCGGTCGCGCAGCCACTGCAGCGCGCCGAGGCCGGCGAGCAGGGCGGCGACGGGCAGGACGTACGCCTCGACCGTGGAGACGTCGCGGTCGACGAGCTGGACCCACAGGCCCGCCCCCAGCAGCACGATGGCGACGTAGGCGACCTCGAGGCGGCCGGGCAGAGCTGCGTACGCGGCGAGCAGCGCTCCGAGGGCGACGAGCACGGTCGCCAGCACGAAGGCGTCGACGTCGAGGCCCGCGGTGACCGCCGTGACGGCGTACGCGGCGGCAGCGGCCAGCGCGATCGGCTCCATCGCCCAGTGGCCCCGCTCGAGCGCCGACCAGCGGGCTCCGCCCGCGACGGCGACCGCCACGACCGCGGCCACCAGGGCCGCGACCGCCGAGGTGACGGGCTCGGCGTCGCGCAGCGCCACCAGCACGCCGGCGACGGCGGCGGCGTGGGCGAAGGCCGCCATCGACGGGTCGTTGCGCCGGACGGCAGTGACCGTCGTGGCCAGGGCCAGCGCGACCAGCGGGACCACCGGCAGCCACCAGTCGGCCGGCCCGGCACCGCCACGCAGGGCGGCGAGGTCGAGCCCGCTGGCGTGGCCACCCTCGGCCAGGGCGAGCAGCAGCGCGGAGAGGAGCACCAGGGCCAGGCGCAGGGTCCAGCTCAGGAGGTCGCCCCAGCCGAAGCGGTGCCCGAAGGTCCCGTCCCGGCCGAGGACGGCGAGCCCGAGCAGGACCAGGCCGACGACCGCGGCGACCGCCGCCACCGCGCCCCGGGGCGCGTCGACGACCGGCACACCCAGGGCCACGAGCAGCCCCAGCAGGCCGACCATCCGCAGGGCGAGGCGGGCGTCGCCCACCGCGGGGACCAGGCGCTGCACGACCAGCAGGGCCACCGGCAGCAGCACCAGGAGCACCATCGCCAGGTAGCGGTCGCCCGCAGGGCCGTCCTCGTAGCCGACGGCGAAGGCGACGAGGAGGTGGATGAGCAGCCCCACCACCGCGGAGAGCAGCGGCACCACCGAGGAGGGTGAGACGAGGCCCGTACGCCCGTCCAGGCGCACCGCAGCCCAGGCGAGGCCGACGCTGGCCACGGCGACGAGCAGGCCGGCGACCGAGGCCCCGAGGCCGTCGGGGTCGGCGACGACCACGGCCGACCACAGCGCGGCGACCGCGAAGACCAGGGCGACCGGGCGGTAGACGACGATCCGGCGCAGCTCGCCGGTCGCGTCGTGGCGCGGCACGAGGGCGTCGAAGCCGAGCAGCAGACCGGTGCCGACGAGGCCGGCGACGGTCCAGTACTGCTCGACGGGCAGCGCGTCGAGGCCGGCCAGCCCGAGTCGGTGCGCGGCCCAGAGATCGAGCCAGACCAGGCCGGAGGCGATCACGGCGGCGGTCTCGGCGGCGGCGGGCAGACGCTTGCGGGTGGCCAGGGCGGCGCCGCCGGCGGCGAGCCCGGTGAGGACGACCATGACGAGGGCCTGGCCGACCAGGCCGATCAGGCTCCACACGACGAGCAGGAAGAACGAGAGACCCGACAGGAGCAGGAAGGCGGCGATGCCGAGCAGGACCTGCTGCCCGCTCAACGCCTTGCGCGGCAGAGTCGGGGCGAGGTGGCCCGGGTGCTGCGGCAGGGGTGCCGGGGAGCTCGGGCGTACGCCCTCGGAACGGCCCTGGGCGACCTCCGCCGGGCTGGGCGGCTGGAGGAGCAGGGCACGCAGGCGCCTCGACTCGGCCGACAGGCTGCCGATGCGCTGCTCGACCTCCCACAGCTGGCGCGCGAGCGGACCGGTGAGCCGGATGCCGCAGGTGGGGCACAGCGGCGTACCGACCGGAAGCGCGGAGCGGCACTCGGGGCAGGCGAAGGTCGTCGGCAGCGCGGAGCCGGGGGCGGGGCGCTCCTGGGCGGCTCGTTCCCGGGCCGCCTGCTCCGGGGCAGGGAGATCGTTCATGGGCGTCATCCTCGTGGACTTCACGTCGACGGGGAATGGGCACCCGTACTCAACGCCCCACCGGCACCGACCAAGCCCTCGCGAGGTGAAGAGTCGCATGGTCCTGCGAGGAGTGCTACCGTGATTTCATAACCCCCGGGGGGATAGGAGAGGAAGCACAGTGACCCAGTCCAGCGCAGTCCAGTCAGGCACCACCGTCAGCGTCGTCCCCGTCGAGACCCCGAGCCTCGGCGACCGCAGCTACCTCGCCCACGACGGCGAGGTCGCCTTCGTCGTCGACCCGCAGCGCGACATCGACAGGTTCACCAGCCTCCTCGACGAGCTGGGCGTGCGGCTCACCCACGTCTTCGAGACCCACATCCACAACGACTACGTCACCGGCGGCCGCGCGCTCGCCGACGCCACCGGCGCGACGTACGTCGTCAACGCCGACGACCCGGTCAGCTTCGAGCGCCTCGGAGTCCGCGACGGCGACGTGATCGAGGTCGGGTCGATGCAGGTCACCGCCGTGGCCACCCCCGGCCACACCTACACGCACCTCTCGTACGCCCTCGCGCACGACACCGGCTCGGGCGAGCCCACCCACGTCGCGGTCTTCTCCGGCGGCTCGCTGCTCTTCGGCGCCACCGGCCGCCCCGACCTGCTCGGCCCCGAGCACACCGACGCGCTGGTCCGTCACCAGCACGCCTCCGCGCACCGTCTGGCCGACCTGCTCCCCGACACCGCCGAGGTCTTCCCGACCCACGGCTTCGGCTCCTTCTGCTCGGCCAGCCAGTCCGACGCCACCGCCTCCACGATCGGGCAGGAGCGACGCAGCAACCCCGTCCTCACCCAGGACGAGGAGACGTACGTCCGTGAGCTGCTCGCCGGGCTCAACGCGTGGCCGACCTACTACGCCCACATGGCGCCGGCCAACCTCGCCGGCCCCGACGCGCCCTCGCTGGAGCTGCCCGCGCTCGCCGACGCCACCGAGTTGCGCCGCCGGATCGAGGCGGGCGAGTGGGTCGTCGACCTGCGCAACCGCACCACCTTCGCCGCTGGCCACGCCCCCGGCACCCTCAACTTCGGCATCGACGGCCAGTTCGCGACCTACCTCGGCTGGCTGATCGAGTGGGGCACCCCGCTGACCCTGCTGGGTGAGAGCGCCGACCAGGTCGCCGAGGCCCAGCGCGAGCTGGTCAGGATCGGCATCGACCGCCTCGAGGCGCACGCCACCGGCGGCCCCGAGCAGTGGACCGACGGCCCGCTGGCCTCCTTCGAGACCGCGACCTTCGCCGACCTCGCCCAGGTGCGGCACCACCGCGAGGTCGTCGTGCTCGACGTGCGGCGTGACGACGAGTACGCCTCCTCCCACGTCGACGGCGCGGTCAACGTGCCGCTGCACGCGCTGACCCGCTCGCTCGCCGACGTGCCCGCAGGTGAGGTCTGGGTGCACTGCGCCGGTGGCTACCGCGCCTCGATCGGTGCCTCGCTGCTCTCCGCGGGCGGGCGCCACGTGGTGGCGATCGACGACTCCTTCGACAACGCCGGTTCGTCGGGGCTGCCGCTGGTCAGCGACCCCGCGGGCGAAGACGCCACCGACTGAGGTGGTCACGACGCTCCTGGCGATCGCCGTCGGCCTGGCGATCGGCCTGACCCTGGGCGCCCTCGGCGCGGGCGGCTCGATCCTGGCCGTTCCGGTGCTGCTGCACCTCTTCGACCAGTCGCCGACGACCGCCACCACGGGCTCCCTGATCGTGGTCGGCACGTCGGCACTGGTCGGCGCGGTCACGGCCCGCCGGGCCGGGCGGGCGCTCGTGCTGCGGGGCCTCGTCTTCGGCGCGACCGCGACCGGTGGCACCGTGCTGGGAGCCCTGGCCTCCACGCACGTGCCGGAGGTCGCCCTCACGGCCAGCTTCGCCGTGCTGATGCTGCTGGTCGGCGCCCTGATGGTGCGTCAGCTGCGCAGGCGGGAGACGGCCCAGGAGGAGGCCGACGACTTCGCCGAGCCCGTCCTCACCTTCGACCCCCGACTGACCATCAACTGGCCGGTGGCCCTGAAGGTGCTCGCCACCGCCACCGCGGTGGGCCTGCTCACCGGCTTCCTCGGCGTCGGCGGAGGCTTCCTGATCGTGCCGGCCCTGGTGCTCGCGCTCGGACTGCCGATGCGGCACGCGGCCGGGACCTCGCTCGTCGTGATCGCCCTGACCAGCGCGACCGCGCTGGCCACCCGCGCCGGGCTCGGCAGCCAGCCCGACTGGTCGGTGGTCGTCCCGCTGGCCGCAGCCGCGGTCGTGGGAGCCGTGGCCGGCACCGGCCTGGCCGGACGGGTCAACCGCCGCGCGCTCTCCGGCGCCTTCGCCGCGCTGGTCATCGGCGTCGGCATCTTCACCGGCGTCGAGGTGCTGCTGGGCTGACCGCCCCGGCACCACCGCGGGCCCGGCGCCTGCGGTGACCCTTGACGTACGAAGCGCAGCTCACGGACAATGCTGCGCACGAGGGGAGTACCCCACCTCGACGCCTCGTCAGTTCGGTCGGCCCTGTCCGACCCGGTGCGTCGGCCGCACTCGACCCGGTCGAGTCGGCGGGGGAGACCTCCAACCGCCCGCCACGCGGGCAGCTGGAGGTGTGTCATGGATGTCCCCATCTGGGCCTGGGCCGCGGTCCTGGCCGTCATCGTCGCGATGCTCGCGATCGACCTGTTCGCGCACCGAACGGCCCACGTCGTGTCGGTGCGGGAGGCCGCCGCCTGGTCGGCGCTCTGGGTCTCGCTCGGGGTGGCGTTCGGTGGTGTCGTCTGGTGGGCCTACGGCCCCCGCGCCGGCGGTGAGTACTTCGCCGGCTACCTGATCGAGAAGTCGCTGGCGGTGGACAACGTCTTCGTGTTCGCCCTGATCTTCACCTCGTTCGCCGTCCCCAGGGAGTACCAGCACCGGGTGCTGTTCTACGGCGTGCTGGGGGCCTTGGTGTTCCGGGCGGTCTTCATCGCCGGCGGGGTGGTGCTGATCGAGAACTTCGCCTGGGTCCTCTACGTGTTCGGGGCCTTCCTCGTCTACACCGGCGCGAAGATGCTCATCCACCGCGCCGACGAATGGGACCCCACCCGCAGCCCCGTGCTGCGCTGGGCCCAGAGGCGGATCCCCTCGACGCCGGAGCTCCACGGGCAGAGGTTCTGGGTGCGGCGGGCGGGCGGCTGGGTGGCCACCCCGCTCTTCTTCGTGCTCCTGCTGATCGAGACGACCGACATCATCTTCGCGGTCGACTCCATCCCCGCGATCTTCGCGGTCACCCAGGAGCC includes these proteins:
- a CDS encoding sulfite exporter TauE/SafE family protein — its product is MVTTLLAIAVGLAIGLTLGALGAGGSILAVPVLLHLFDQSPTTATTGSLIVVGTSALVGAVTARRAGRALVLRGLVFGATATGGTVLGALASTHVPEVALTASFAVLMLLVGALMVRQLRRRETAQEEADDFAEPVLTFDPRLTINWPVALKVLATATAVGLLTGFLGVGGGFLIVPALVLALGLPMRHAAGTSLVVIALTSATALATRAGLGSQPDWSVVVPLAAAAVVGAVAGTGLAGRVNRRALSGAFAALVIGVGIFTGVEVLLG
- a CDS encoding SCO7613 C-terminal domain-containing membrane protein encodes the protein MNDLPAPEQAARERAAQERPAPGSALPTTFACPECRSALPVGTPLCPTCGIRLTGPLARQLWEVEQRIGSLSAESRRLRALLLQPPSPAEVAQGRSEGVRPSSPAPLPQHPGHLAPTLPRKALSGQQVLLGIAAFLLLSGLSFFLLVVWSLIGLVGQALVMVVLTGLAAGGAALATRKRLPAAAETAAVIASGLVWLDLWAAHRLGLAGLDALPVEQYWTVAGLVGTGLLLGFDALVPRHDATGELRRIVVYRPVALVFAVAALWSAVVVADPDGLGASVAGLLVAVASVGLAWAAVRLDGRTGLVSPSSVVPLLSAVVGLLIHLLVAFAVGYEDGPAGDRYLAMVLLVLLPVALLVVQRLVPAVGDARLALRMVGLLGLLVALGVPVVDAPRGAVAAVAAVVGLVLLGLAVLGRDGTFGHRFGWGDLLSWTLRLALVLLSALLLALAEGGHASGLDLAALRGGAGPADWWLPVVPLVALALATTVTAVRRNDPSMAAFAHAAAVAGVLVALRDAEPVTSAVAALVAAVVAVAVAGGARWSALERGHWAMEPIALAAAAAYAVTAVTAGLDVDAFVLATVLVALGALLAAYAALPGRLEVAYVAIVLLGAGLWVQLVDRDVSTVEAYVLPVAALLAGLGALQWLRDRQAPTFLTMGPAIVIGLLPSLMAGIADDSPWRLTVVTLVAALLLVVGIARRWRAPLVLGALALGIVAFTQGGPLLAYVPNFVLLVGSGAVLLVVGVMWERSIALGRRTYALLAAMQ
- a CDS encoding MBL fold metallo-hydrolase, with product MTQSSAVQSGTTVSVVPVETPSLGDRSYLAHDGEVAFVVDPQRDIDRFTSLLDELGVRLTHVFETHIHNDYVTGGRALADATGATYVVNADDPVSFERLGVRDGDVIEVGSMQVTAVATPGHTYTHLSYALAHDTGSGEPTHVAVFSGGSLLFGATGRPDLLGPEHTDALVRHQHASAHRLADLLPDTAEVFPTHGFGSFCSASQSDATASTIGQERRSNPVLTQDEETYVRELLAGLNAWPTYYAHMAPANLAGPDAPSLELPALADATELRRRIEAGEWVVDLRNRTTFAAGHAPGTLNFGIDGQFATYLGWLIEWGTPLTLLGESADQVAEAQRELVRIGIDRLEAHATGGPEQWTDGPLASFETATFADLAQVRHHREVVVLDVRRDDEYASSHVDGAVNVPLHALTRSLADVPAGEVWVHCAGGYRASIGASLLSAGGRHVVAIDDSFDNAGSSGLPLVSDPAGEDATD
- a CDS encoding sulfatase; amino-acid sequence: MKKRPWLVGLAAAATVATLTSGCTLGDEPEAKPGPGTASKVPSAPEEERVGKPNILLITVDDASATDVLDMPHVQRLIADEGATVDTALAPTPICVPARASLLTGQYTHNHGALGISGPYGSVTSFMGDGKDDDTLPVWLNAAGYETFFVGKYLNGYGKNNGTETYVPPGWTRWLASVDTTTYDYDKTQLSNNGAVEEVSSTYNADGFAERVDDLLGQPRRTTRPWFLNVNYVAPHFGGPWEDDDPKYVEQEVRGNDSARTNPRFPPTPYVHPDDRDSFATRELPDDPSMFYDVPDQQAGRERKFLAKPKRKRYLRELHQQRLESLQAVDRAVGRHVETLEESGQLDDTVIVFTSDNGYSVGQHNLDGKLFFYEPQLTVPLVIRGPGVRPDSTVESVVTHADLPVTLAAMAGATPSRPVDGLDVSRLLEQPEKYVDRVVPLEAYAVDAQDDQRLYSGIRVGNRWKYARMKSGFEEVYDLVEDPYELTNLAERRPALTAQLRRLDERYRDCAARTCPQLGEVPAVR